From a region of the Impatiens glandulifera chromosome 4, dImpGla2.1, whole genome shotgun sequence genome:
- the LOC124936059 gene encoding ACT domain-containing protein ACR4-like, producing the protein MDCWSSPPAVHDEFEKMVLRVNAPRVTVDNVSNNKATLIKVDSANKRGSLLDVVQVLTDLNLLIRRAYISSDGGWFMDVFHVTDQNGNKLREDDLAERIQQSLGPRSRSFRSLKRSVGVQSAMEHTTIELTGKDRPGLLSDIFAVLTDHKCNVVAAEVWTHNSRMASVLYITDELGGFPIDDPDRLTNIRRLLLSVLKGDRDKRGANTSVSMGSTHTGRRLHQMMYADRDYHNNDVLIESSGPSDKRRPVVTVENCHEKEYTVISLRCWDRPKLLFDTVFTLTDMQYVVFHGTVNTEGPEAQQEYYIRHVDGFPISSEGERQRVIDCLEAAINRRTTEGIRLELCSEDRVGLLADVTRIFRENGLSVIRAEVTTRGSQAVNVFYVTDASGRPVKSETIENVRKVIGLTVLRVKDDSCCGDQPPKETTAKFSLGSLFRSRSEKLLYNLGLMKSYS; encoded by the exons ATGGATTGTTGGTCTTCACCTCCCGCTGTTCATGATGAATTTGAGAAGATGGTTCTCCGTGTTAATGCGCCGAG GGTTACTGTTGATAATGTCTCAAACAACAAAGCTACTTTAATCAAG gTTGATAGTGCAAATAAGAGAGGAAGTTTGCTTGATGTTGTTCAAGTTCTGACTGATTTAAATCTGTTAATTAGAAGAGCATATATTTCTTCAGATGGAGGATGGTTTATGGATG TTTTTCATGTTACTGATCAAAATGGGAACAAGCTCAGAGAAGATGATCTTGCTGAACGAATTCAGCAG TCTTTAGGACCAAGGAGCCGTAGCTTCAGATCATTAAAAAGGTCGGTTGGTGTCCAGTCAGCAATGGAACACACAACAATCGAATTAACCGGTAAAGACAGACCAGGATTGCTTTCCGACATCTTTGCAGTTCTTACAGACCACAAATGTAACGTAGTGGCTGCTGAAGTCTGGACCCATAATTCAAGAATGGCTTCAGTCCTCTACATAACCGACGAGTTAGGCGGGTTCCCTATCGACGATCCCGATCGACTCACCAACATAAGGAGGCTTCTCCTTTCAGTCTTGAAAGGAGATCGAGACAAAAGGGGTGCAAACACATCAGTCTCGATGGGTTCGACCCATACTGGTCGAAGGCTGCACCAAATGATGTATGCGGATCGCGATTACCATAATAATGATGTTCTGATTGAAAGCAGCGGACCAAGTGATAAGAGGAGGCCGGTTGTAACTGTGGAGAATTGTCATGAGAAGGAATATACAGTTATCAGTTTGAGATGCTGGGACAGGCCTAAGCTACTGTTTGATACTGTCTTCACTTTGACTGACATGCAGTATGTGGTGTTTCATGGAACTGTAAATACTGAAGGACCAGAAGCTCAGCAG GAATACTATATCAGGCACGTTGATGGGTTCCCAATCAGCTCTGAAGGAGAGAGGCAAAGGGTAATTGACTGTTTGGAGGCTGCTATAAATAGGCGAACAACTGAG GGAATAAGATTGGAACTGTGCAGTGAAGACAGAGTTGGACTTCTGGCAGATGTAACTCGAATTTTCAGGGAGAACGGCCTGTCAGTCATTCGGGCAGAGGTTACGACTCGAGGATCCCAAGCTGTGAATGTCTTCTACGTGACAGATGCTTCTGGGCGTCCTGTTAAGAGCGAGACGATAGAGAATGTTCGCAAAGTAATTGGCCTGACTGTGCTACGAGTGAAGGATGATAGCTGCTGCGGTGATCAACCTCCTAAGGAAACCACCGCGAAATTCTCCTTGGGGTCTCTTTTCAGGTCAAGATCTGAGAAGTTACTTTACAATCTTGGCTTGATGAAGTCTTATTCCTGA